One Drosophila subobscura isolate 14011-0131.10 chromosome U, UCBerk_Dsub_1.0, whole genome shotgun sequence DNA window includes the following coding sequences:
- the LOC117902104 gene encoding uncharacterized protein LOC117902104: MGERLYSWQCDRAGKLPTAFYAPQSQPQIYQQQATSLPPGVLCADFNNSGAGLDGGLRYYPSSGLAGYMQPPGMLPGKLHGTPMPTQLEVCQHAHINGSASCFNRNRYMPYNHNRSCAAAAAVAAAVPGHPLLHSFPQQQQQQQQQTYQPYDSIYQPSSMCPLSLPMASSAAPLAISASASSSAAVDHTSVATPHNASGSDFGYASSLNETKAPRSRAIASTVALSGSSSTGEGSGQTYATITDPSDAVTLQITNLDYSLDESSLRNFLMNQLKPITPVVSLIFEGSSYAKVTVPDLYFAKQVVSNLHRKKIGHKRMLVSYTRDSSLTEVNTLRCQVAGLLKDVPYYTLPMYKFRELFQSRFKTSISVLDLYKMQDICTINSDNNEDKFISLQPELVNTLESSPLMEGLQHSVPYCTVHFKKEQHKGWAEQEIEPLPNVFMTISEIQKLIYPLLKNHPGDIPVATLLHCIEGQLKVSIMANESGVNLEHLVCCVQGIQIQVNNFGIKILGWLELNKEMASSIGTTSFSTSNSSSLNGSDRMSNVSGGSYFKNSVADPLYQISREVIELVKMSPKSTMKFNRFIPAYHNHFGKQCRVADYGYTKLIELFEALSSVVQIMGDGENRQITLTHRTQIRRFTSDLLRVLRAHGNNSVLLSQLPGIFAQTQSRNFDVTDYGVCDIVDILDGLVNSNIVVLSTVQQGKDILISMPKRKQTNSELEKTCVFAGEMVELFRNSLQYTILFQKFVRSYHYHFAYQCRLSDYGFLKLADLMDAIHGVVEMESTGDEDKKILLSPKVARRVFAEQCEDLIRNVTGNSTNCMKLEQVLKLHKKKFGYQMLPQTLGVSDIATAIELLPYVEVQHKDQATWLICHNDDLEFRQLCYRACKHLLQRESAAQTPATDAPKAVPVAAPATPEPLPKAQFLSEFNAKHTIQLTETALLAMRHTIEIYDENDEQYVRPTSFMRFLMSIVRMLEQRPSMYLYEIKSGLDCGLSTTFEFGFPNLYSVVAAHEDLFTINKGPTQERSDVSLNVNCELRFSSGVSHQHLFGSLKLPYAKHKAQRTFRTPLGEHNRPPPAQAPPPHKTRAIANEYANSVASAANASFKPQVKSYLNYQEQYTAATKCSPPPSASSSLLNSFGSSSGSNLSLCNGCCNKENSLNSSLQLFNSSFNSTGELNGSLGAGDLTNITSSTAIMPGTPLAQPSPGKLWHRRQASFYQQQMQPPLQPHSFMQHSGNASGDLYDLVGCAAAPIASIYESTNPDANTTEKLPFWIDPIWSNQSEQQHTHQNVLNIRLPELKSLNVLPTMLLSPYTLSKNENMKRQLFNFDNHDRKIA, encoded by the exons ATGGGTGAACGTTTGTATAG TTGGCAGTGTGACCGGGCTGGAAAACTACCGACCGCTTTCTATGCACCACAATCGCAGCCACAAATTTaccagcaacaagcaacatCTTTGCCACCGGGCGTACTGTGTGCGGATTTCAACAATTCCGGAGCTGGTCTAGACGGGGGATTGCGGTACTACCCCAGCAGCGGATTGGCCGGATATATGCAACCGCCGGGAATGCTGCCAGGGAAGCTTCATGGCACGCCTATGCCTACGCAGTTGGAGGTGTGCCAGCATGCGCACATCAATGGCAGCGCTTCCTGTTTCAACCGTAATCGCTATATGCCGTACAATCACAATCGCTCCTGcgcggctgcagcggctgttgccgccgccgtaCCCGGCCATCCGTTGCTGCACAGCTTtccccaacaacagcagcagcagcagcaacagacatATCAGCCATATGACTCGATCTATCAGCCGAGCAGCATGtgccctctctccctgcccaTGGCCTCGTCGGCAGCTCCTCTCGCAATCAGCGcctccgccagcagcagtgctGCCGTGGACCACACAAGCGTTGCCACCCCGCACAATGCCTCAGGCAGTGATTTTGGCTACGCCAGCAGTCTGAACGAAACCAAGGCTCCCCGTTCTAGGGCCATAGCTTCCACAGTGGCCctaagtggcagcagcagcactggggAAGGATCTGGTCAGACCTACGCCACAATTACCGATCCCAGTGATGCGGTAACTTTGCAAATAACCAATCTGGACTACTCACTGGATGAGTCGAGTCTGCGCAACTTTCTGATGAACCAACTAAAGCCCATTACGCCAGTGGTGTCGCTGATCTTTGAGGGCAGCTCCTATGCCAAGGTCACTGTGCCCGATCTATAT TTTGCCAAGCAGGTCGTGTCCAATTTGCATCGAAAGAAGATTGGCCACAAGCGCATGCTGGTCAGCTACACACGCGACTCTTCCTTGACCGAGGTCAACACACTGCGTTGCCAGGTCGCTGGACTGCTGAAG GATGTTCCGTACTATACACTGCCGATGTATAAGTTCCGAGAGCTTTTCCAGTCGCGTTTCAAAACCTCCATCAGTGTTCTGGATTTGTACAAGATGCAGGACATCTGTACCATTAACTCGGATAACAATGAGGATAAGTTTATAAGTCTGCAGCCAGAGCTGGTGAACACTTTGGAGAGCTCTCCGCTAATGGAGGGACTGCAGCACAGTGTCCCTTACTGCACGGTTCATTtcaagaaggagcagcacaagGGATGGGCAGAGCAAGAGATTGAGCCGCTGCCCAATGTGTTTATGACCATTTCAGAGATCCAGAAGCTGATTTATCCGCTGCTCAAGAATCATCCAGGTGACATACCCGTGGCCACGCTCCTGCACTGCATTGAGGGCCAGCTGAAGGTGTCGATTATGGCCAACGAGAGCGGCGTCAACTTGGAGCACTTGGTCTGCTGTGTCCAAGGCATACAGATACAGGTGAATAACTTCGGCATCAAGATTCTTGGCTGGTTGGAGCTGAACAAGGAGATGGCCTCATCGATTGGAACCACCTCCTTCAGCACCTCGAATTCGAGCAGCTTGAACGGCAGCGACCGCATGTCGAATGTCTCGGGCGGCAGCTACTTCAAGAACTCTGTCGCTGATCCGCTGTATCAGATATCCCGCGAGGTTATCGAACTGGTGAAGATGTCGCCCAAGTCGACCATGAAGTTCAATCGCTTTATCCCGGCATATCACAATCATTTTGGCAAGCAATGTCGAGTGGCAGACTATGGCTACACGAAGCTCATTGAGCTCTTTGAGGCACTCTCCTCTGTGGTCCAGATCATGGGCGACGGAGAGAATCGTCAGATCACGCTAACACATCGCACCCAGATACGTAGATTCACGTCCGACCTGTTGCGGGTGCTCCGAGCTCATGGTAATAATTCGGTGCTGCTGTCCCAATTGCCGGGAATTTtcgcccagacccagagccgGAATTTCGATGTGACTGACTATGGTGTGTGCGACATTGTGGACATACTGGATGGTCTGGTCAACTCCAATATTGTGGTCTTGAGCACCGTGCAGCAGGGCAAGGACATACTCATTTCAATGCCCAAGCGCAAGCAGACGAACAGTGAGCTGGAGAAAACGTGCGTTTTTGCAGGGGAAATGGTGGAGCTGTTCCGGAATTCCCTACAGTATACGATACTGTTTCAGAAGTTCGTTCGCTCGTACCATTATCATTTTGCATACCAGTGTCGTCTCAGCGATTATGGCTTCCTGAAGCTGGCCGATCTCATGGACGCCATTCATGGTGTGGTTGAGATGGAGTCGACTGGCGATGAGGACAAGAAGATTCTACTCTCGCCAAAAGTGGCCAGGCGCGTGTTTGCCGAGCAGTGCGAGGATCTCATAAGGAATGTCACGGGGAACTCCACAAACTGCATGAAGCTGGAGCAGGTGCTGAAGTTGCACAAGAAGAAGTTTGGCTACCAAATGCTGCCACAGACTTTGGGCGTCTCGGATATAGCCACCGCCATTGAGCTGCTGCCCTATGTGGAGGTACAGCACAAGGATCAAGCCACGTGGCTGATTTGCCACAATGATGATCTGGAATTCCGTCAGCTGTGCTATCGCGCCTGTAAGCATCTACTGCAGCGCGAGTCTGCAGCGCAGACACCAGCCACAGATGCACCGAAAGCTGTACCCGTTGCAGCCCCTGCAACCCCGGAGCCCTTGCCTAAAGCTCAATTCTTAAGTGAGTTCAATGCAAAGCACACGATTCAGCTAACAGAAACTGCATTGCTTGCCATGCGACATACCATTGAG ATTTACGATGAAAACGATGAGCAGTACGTTCGCCCCACCAGCTTCATGAGGTTTCTTATGTCCATTGTGCGCATGCTGGAACAGCGTCCCAGCATGTATCTGTACGAGATCAAGAGCGGACTGGACTGTGGTCTCAGCACAACCTTTGAGTTTGGTTTTCCCAATCTGTATTCGGTGGTGGCTGCCCATGAGGATCTCTTTACGATTAACAAGGGACCCACGCAGGAAAGGAGCGATGTGTCACTCAATGTGAACTGCGAAT TACGTTTCAGTTCGGGTGTCAGTCATCAGCATTTGTTTGGCTCTCTGAAGTTGCCCTATGCCAAGCACAAGGCGCAGCGCACCTTCCGTACTCCTCTGGGCGAACACAATCGTCCACCGCCTGCTCAGGCGCCACCGCCACACAAGACCCGAGCAATTGCCAATGAATATGCGAATAGTGTGGCCAGCGCAGCCAATGCGTCCTTCAAGCCGCAGGTAAAGAGTTACCTGAACTACCAGGAGCAGTACAccgcagccacaaaatgctcTCCTCCACCGAGTGCGAGCTCCTCGTTGCTTAATAGTTTTGGCTCGAGCTCAGGATCGAACCTTAGCTTGTGCAATGGCTGCTGCAACAAGGAGAATTCCCTGAACTCCTCCCTGCAGCTGTTCAACAGCTCGTTCAACTCCACTGGCGAGCTGAATGGCAGTCTTGGAGCTGGCGACTTGACCAACATTACATCCAGCACTGCCATCATGCCAGGCACCCCTCTTGCGCAACCCTCGCCAGGAAAGCTTTGGCATCGCCGTCAAGCCAGTTTCTATCAACAGCAGATGCAGCCGCCACTTCAACCTCACTCCTTTATGCAGCACTCAGGGAATGCATCTGGGGATCTATATGATTTAGTTGGCTGTGCTGCCGCGCCGATAGCCTCCATCTATGAGTCAACCAATCCTGATGCGAACACTACAGAG AAATTACCTTTTTGGATCGATCCCATTTGGAGCAATCAATCGGAACAGCAACACACCCATCAAAACGTACTCAATATTCGTCTGCCCGAGCTTAAGTCGCTGAATGTGTTGCCCACCATGCTGCTCTCCCCGTATACCTTGTCCAAAAACGAGAACATGAAGCGACAGCTATTTAATTTCGATAATCATGACCGTAAAATAGCTTAA